The Archocentrus centrarchus isolate MPI-CPG fArcCen1 chromosome 12, fArcCen1, whole genome shotgun sequence nucleotide sequence GCTTTCATATGTGGCACAGCAGTGCTGGTACATCCTGCAGAGAGGCGAGGACGACACTTCAGCTCCAGGAATAAAATCGTGACATTAAACTGGCCGGTAACAGCTCTGAGCAGGACGTCACACTCAGCCTAATCCCAGCCCATCTTCACTTCAACCTCTAACTTAATCTACACCTGCTTTCATTTGAATTTGACCTGAACTACTTAAACTAAGCATAACCTAAACTTAAAGCTGAACATATCCAAGCGTCAATCCAACCTTGTCTGATAAATTCAGGGATGCTCACTCATCAAATAAACCTAAACCTCCACCCTGAAGTGCAAATCACATCACAGGCACCTAAAGGGATGTCCGTGACCCACAATGTACCACTTGTACTCcaattttttccttcttttatttaaatatgactGGTCAATGCACAGGTAGCAGCCAGTGATGGAGGAGAGCCTCACAGTCACCGTGCTAACGTTTCCTTGTTCTGCCGTGAGAATCGATCTGATGATCCTCCCAGGTCGCTCGAGCCCCGCCTGTCATGACCCTGCggcccacagtttgagaaacactgctttATTCCAACACAAGTGTCCCATAATCGGCCCCCAGCAAGCTGCATCGAGCAGGTGGGCAGGAAGTCAGATACAGGAATGGCAGGGAAAAGCTTgtcaattttcaaaataaaagcctctgTGCAGACTAAGGGTTCTGCTTCTGAAACGCTCCTGGTGTGACTTGAAGCCGTGCTGAAGAAGAGCGTACACCGATCATCAGGTCAGCACCGCTGAACAGAGTGCAGACACGGAGAACCACAAAAGCTGCCGTGAACCAGCCTTCGTACCGAACTCTCTCAATGCGATGGTCAGAATTAATGTGAGCAACACCAACTCgcagcagcagacagaacaACGGCTCATGGAAGAATCGATCTGCAGAAGGAGGTGGAGCCAGCGTCACAACACAGTCCCTGAACAGGAAAATGGAGGCGGGGATGACGGTGAAACCTCTGGCATCATGGGAACGGGTGGTAAAGGCAGCTCAGATGATGGCTTCCAGTGGAGAGGTCACAGACCTCTGCCGGGGACAGGTGAGACACACCGTGAACACACAACCATTTACTCTCTCAACAGCCAATTTAAGATCACCTGctgtgtgagaaaatcccatgcaggcacaggaaGAAGACTCCTATCAGTGGATTCAAATCGGGAACCTTCATCATGCGAGGCGAACACTAGCGTGGACGGCAGAGTCTTCTcacagaggaggaggtgagaacCTCTGAGTACAGACATTAGCCTCTCTTTCACCTGCCAGCCTTCTTGTCTGTGTGACGCCTGACTGATCAGGTGAGAATGAGCGACCGGGCAGGTGTGCCAACGCTTCCTGTATGCAGCCGGCTCACTCGTCTACACTAAAGTAGCACCAGCTGACCATTTCATGCTGTGTGCTCCTGTTAGAAAGGAGACAGCCTCCTGGCCTGATTATCCCGACACTCGACGAGTTCCTGCATGAAAAAGCCCGTTTCAGCGCCTCACCTGTAGTAGGCCAGCTGCAGTGCCATCTGGATGAAGGCGTCGGGACTCATCTTGTGGGCTTTTGGGACGTTTTTACCAAAGTGGTCAAAAACCATCACCCTCATGTCCAAATCCTGGGCCAGTCTGTAAGGGAAACACATCAGTGATGTTCAGCCCACTGTAGGCAGGTGAGCCTGGAGCTACAAATTTCCTCATCAATTAAATGGAAATTTCATTTAGTACAGTGAAGCAGCCTGAAGGTCATCAAAAAGCTGCCCTCACGTGTTCATGCTGCTCTTGGCCTCCTCGATGTCCTTCCTGATCTCAGGTGTGATGGAGAAGTGTAGTTTCTGTGGCATGGGTAAAGGCACCATGGGAGACCGCACCATCTCCGGCTTCCTCCTGTTACCGCAGCGAgaacaaatcacacacacacacacacacacacacactcagtgtttACACCAGAAGCAGGAATCAGAGCCGTGGATGTGCCGGAGCTCTGAAACATGTCCAATCCTGCTGTGGTGAACCCGCCCCCACAAACAGCTCTGAAGGGTTTCCAGATGATCTGTGACCCACTTACGTGTACTCTACAACGTGGTCGATCAGGGCCACGATGGGGGGGCCTTCAGCTGGAGCGTGCTCGTAGTTTGCTCCACATGTCCCGTCCTCTCCAACAACAAACTGGAAGAGAGTCGAGAATCACTTTCACTGAGCACCTCGTCATTATTCTAGATTACAGTAaccacacttcctgtttatgtTAAAGCCCTGTGAGGAAACCAGGCCTTGCTGCAGGAGACAGATTCACACATCTCAGATGGCTGAATGCATAAAAACATGCATTCATGTCCTCGCCAGGTTTTACAGGCAGAACTGGGAGAACAGCCTCCCTCCTCTCAGTAAACCCGTGTTTACAGTGAAGCCAGAGACAGTTTAGTTACAGTTTCTGCACACAGAAAGAGTTTAAAGAGATCAAAGCTTCATCTTTTCTGCTGTAACACTTCAAGCTGATTTCACAGACGTACGCGACCTGAGTGATTAACCCGCACACCTTCAGCTCAGTGTGCATGCTGGCTAATGAGGTTGTCTGAGTCTTTCAGCACACCTATCTGCAGACTCACCTGCAGCGTCTTGTCGAACCAGCGGTTCCCGCTGTTCCACTGGCTGCCTCCTCCATGCAGCATCTGGACGGCGGCACAGCTGCGGTACATCTCACTAGACACCCGAGGCATCGCTCCATCTAGACACAGCGTGAAGATGCTCCTCTGGATCGCCAACACCGACTCTTTGTTGGTTTCATCTGGACACAAAGCAAAAAGTGACCAAACTTTGATCCACATTTACACTGACGTTGCTCACGTACTGCATTCAGTGTCCTGCTGGATCACCTTTGGTGAGGTTGAGGTAAGCTTTGGCCCACGAGTCCCGGTGCTGCGTGGTGAGGATGCCGACCGGCTCCAAGCTGGACTCCGCTGAGACgttgcagatcctctccagctGCACGCAGAGCTGATCTGAAGTCAGCGGAGTCCCGTCGCTGCTGTACACGTCTAGCATGAAGAACTGGATGCAGGTGGAAGACAGACACAAAAGGCTGGTCAGTAATCAGTTAGTCAACTAGAGGAATACTCAGAGGTTGAGTCATCCTCCTGTAACTTATTATTAAAGGATTCTTTGGAAACCAAAGTGTTGGTGCTGTTGGGTGCAGATTTGCAGACCTGCATATTATAATGGTACCTGCAGGCTGACAGACTGGAGGATTTTATAGCTGAACGCTGCTCTCCTCCCAGCAGGGAGCAGCTGAAGTCTGTTGATGACTATGATGGCTCATCATTTATGATTTAggcttttctgttgtttgtaacTGCTCAGAGATATCAGGACTGCTCAAGTTTATCATATCCAGGATCTCTTTTCCTAATCTGGCTTCATTTATCCATCAGGCTGAGCGATAAATCAACTCGGCTCTGAGCGCGCTCACTCTTAAAGTCCAGGAGGGAAAATATGGACTGTTCCTTTTTACAGGCTTATGAGCATCACTGCCGCTAATACACACATGATTATAATTACAACTGCATTAAATTAACAGCCGTGTTGTTTCAGCTGGTTCAGCTTCTTTCAGTCCCGGTGGTGTTAAACAGCAAGTGAAGATTATataataaaagaattaaactaATAACTGGGCCAACTAGCAGAAGGCTTAGGTTCTCTGTTTtagattttcacaataaaatcccAGAAGTATAAAACGGTTCCAGATTTGTTTGCAGTAAACGGGAAAAGCAGCAGGAATTAAGCTGCTCGTCCGGATCATTTCTAAATGAGGCTCCTTAGAAAGACTTTGAAGGTCTCTAAAGACTTCAGACACTCTCCATCTGCAGTCTGAGGGATCTCAGAGCGGCCTGGTCTGTAGGCGCTGATTTTGGACCTGCTGATCTAACCAAAGCACCACGCAGGTTTCACGATGCTGCTCCATCTGGACCCACGAAAGTGCCGAGTGCATGATTAACGTCCGGCCGCAGGAAGCTGCTTACCTGGAAGTTGTGCACTACGGTGATGTGTTTGGGGGGCCGCGAGCTCTTGGCGTGGTTCACCACCGAGTCCCTCTTCAGGCCGGGGATCCGGCAGGACGACAGGACCTCGTAGTACTGATTCATGCAGAGAGGTTTCCCTCCCAGGTACTCGACTGGAAGAGTTTCACTGAAAGGCAAATTTAGATCATCTACTGCAAAACTGATTCAGCAACATGTGGTCTCATTGAATGGAAAACGTCATTCCTGCTGAATAAAAGCTGCGTTTTTAGTAGTAGGAAAACATTTTGAGACGGTACTCACTTATCAATCATGGTCTTAAAGTCCAACACACCTGCTATGAGTTTGGCtgcaaacctgaaaaaaaaaaaaaaaagagagaaagagagagaagagagagagagagagagagatatagagAGCGatctagagagagagagagagagcgagagagagagagagagagagagagatagagagatgagcgagagatagagagagagagagatagagagagagagagaggagagagagatagagatataTTCTTTACAGATTAACCTATAAAAACAATTCTTATCTTAACTGACAATCTTTGATATAAACATGCTcactgagagggaaaaaaaattatcaaattTAGCCTAAAAACATGAAACGTAATCAAAATGATTTCTTCATCATGTCTCATAAAAATTAACCATTTGCCTCAAATAGATAAACCAGACTGTAAAAACGAATCGGGGTCACAGTCACGTTTAGGTGCAGGCTCGGTGATCACACTGCATCCTGTCACTGATGCACTTCTACCCATGACGGCTGTTTCCATCACGGTGCAggacttcaggctgcagtgaaaCAGAAGCCCGTCGACACCAAGAGCCTGTTCAGGATTCAGAGGGTTAAAGAGAGTCGAGACATCTGGAAGAAGCTGTGATCACCTTATTTGTCCTCTCTTATCACTGAAGTTCATGTGAGGCAAAACCAACCCGGGACTCGAATGGACGATCACGGGCATCCGATAGTCGAGATAAGCGACCTGAACCCACCACTGTGACagctacaaac carries:
- the crata gene encoding carnitine O-acetyltransferase isoform X1, whose product is MWGICSRSAVGTMKPCSLVKASFLVKPVSATRVSGRYLTHQKGLPCLPVPPLQQTCERYLTALEPIVEVDELKHTKGLLEEFQRAGGLGERLQRGLEKRASKTENWLSQWWVQVAYLDYRMPVIVHSSPGLVLPHMNFSDKRGQIRFAAKLIAGVLDFKTMIDNETLPVEYLGGKPLCMNQYYEVLSSCRIPGLKRDSVVNHAKSSRPPKHITVVHNFQFFMLDVYSSDGTPLTSDQLCVQLERICNVSAESSLEPVGILTTQHRDSWAKAYLNLTKDETNKESVLAIQRSIFTLCLDGAMPRVSSEMYRSCAAVQMLHGGGSQWNSGNRWFDKTLQFVVGEDGTCGANYEHAPAEGPPIVALIDHVVEYTRKPEMVRSPMVPLPMPQKLHFSITPEIRKDIEEAKSSMNTLAQDLDMRVMVFDHFGKNVPKAHKMSPDAFIQMALQLAYYRMYQHCCATYESASLRMFRLGRTDTIRSASRASAAFVRAFDDSSKQNSEKVDLMEKAVKAHRSYTNVAISGQAIDRHLLGLKMQAVEEKLPVPDVFKDAAYAKALHYRLSTSQVPSKTDCVMCFGPVVPNGYGVCYNPMNDHINFAVSAFNSCKETNAAQLARAVADALLDMRTLLERTPRAKL
- the crata gene encoding carnitine O-acetyltransferase isoform X2, producing MKPCSLVKASFLVKPVSATRVSGRYLTHQKGLPCLPVPPLQQTCERYLTALEPIVEVDELKHTKGLLEEFQRAGGLGERLQRGLEKRASKTENWLSQWWVQVAYLDYRMPVIVHSSPGLVLPHMNFSDKRGQIRFAAKLIAGVLDFKTMIDNETLPVEYLGGKPLCMNQYYEVLSSCRIPGLKRDSVVNHAKSSRPPKHITVVHNFQFFMLDVYSSDGTPLTSDQLCVQLERICNVSAESSLEPVGILTTQHRDSWAKAYLNLTKDETNKESVLAIQRSIFTLCLDGAMPRVSSEMYRSCAAVQMLHGGGSQWNSGNRWFDKTLQFVVGEDGTCGANYEHAPAEGPPIVALIDHVVEYTRKPEMVRSPMVPLPMPQKLHFSITPEIRKDIEEAKSSMNTLAQDLDMRVMVFDHFGKNVPKAHKMSPDAFIQMALQLAYYRMYQHCCATYESASLRMFRLGRTDTIRSASRASAAFVRAFDDSSKQNSEKVDLMEKAVKAHRSYTNVAISGQAIDRHLLGLKMQAVEEKLPVPDVFKDAAYAKALHYRLSTSQVPSKTDCVMCFGPVVPNGYGVCYNPMNDHINFAVSAFNSCKETNAAQLARAVADALLDMRTLLERTPRAKL